TGGCTGTGGCGGAGTCGATTGAGCATCCTGCTTTGAACGCGGAGAAGGAGCCCCTCCTGGCGGCTTAAGATGCCTCGGCCATCTCATGTCTTGCTCGATCAGCCACCCACGAATGACTGCATCTGGTGATGGATATGCTGATCGCGCAAGGGCTTCCTTATTCGGCACTGTTTTGTGGGACACGCCCGACCAAAATTGTACTGAATGTTGAGGTATAAGGATGGAGAATAGGCGTGTACGATGGTATGATGCGATTTGAAGGTTTGACTTTAAAATTCTCTATTGCGCCGAAGATATTGCCATTTgtttttttccatttcttttttcagcTCGACACCATTTTCATCTCTATTCTCGTTAGTACCTTCGGcctttgtatgtacatctttGACGTTCAATTGAGCCTTCTAAGTTTTCTGCTTTTCATTATTGGGGAAATAATACTAAGGTCCTACAGCGGGGCGAAGGCATACAGAAAGATAAAACGCACATTAGAAGAAacaacagagaaaagaaaagggcaagcACATAGCgacaaaaagtaaaaaaaatcTCTGCAGGTATTGTGCGAGGCAGCGGCTGTGCTCATCTGAGATGCAACTGGTGTTTCGGAAACATTCCTTGAACATATGTAAATTTTAACATTTTACTGTTGCAGCCGCGGACCTCGGCGTTGTCGCACCACATCTACGATCTTATCAAGGCGATATGACTCTCTTGTTATAAGACCCTAGCCCGGAATTCAAGCTATGGCTGTCCGCGTTCGACGGCAGAGCAGACCAGGTACCTCCGCCCGTACACGACGCCGCGGAAGCCTTTCCGCTGTCCCAGGTCGAGAGATGTCACATAAGTGCTGCCAGGCTGTTTTACGACGCAACTGCGTCGCGTTTCAGGCCACCAGGACTTGGGTGCAATGGATTCGTATTCCAAATAGCTCTGAAGGTCCCACCGGCTCTTGGAAGTCGACCATCGTAAATTCTATAGAAAtagacaatgatatcgaCGTTATCGGCTGGGTGTCCCATGCCAGCTGACCGACCGGACAGGAGTTGCAGTTTGGTCTGTTTGCACTTACCAGGGACAGCTGCATGCATAGGCCCCTCCTAGTATATATTATGAATGGAAAGACGGAGTTAGCGGAGAATACATCAGTGCTTAACCCAGACCACTGGGATCCAGGCTGCACACTGCAGATCTTCTATCGATGATCCTTCATCCCTAGAGTCAGTTAATAACAGACAGCAACGCGATtggtggatgagaagagGAGCAGGACATGCACTGAATCAACAAGAGATGCATAGTTAATGAATTGTCCGGTTCTGGTATCGGCGCTCAGAGTCCACCTGCGATCGCCTTCCGAAGTATGGATATTTATTCATCCCAGATCGAGGCATGTCCTGTATGCATCTGAAAATAGTGAATTGCGCTCTTTCTCAGGAGAATCGTCCAGAGCCCCAGACACAGACGACCGTGTTCTCCATGACCCATATTCCCCGTATTTACCGATCCATAGTGCTTATGAAGCTTATTGAATTGATAAACTATTCAAATCTGACAGGAGCTTTTGagggaaacaaaagagagataCTTCTAGTTGACAGAGTCTGACACCACCGGAGGCTACCAGCTGAGGCGCTTGGAGGTCACCTCCTGCAAATACAACCCTaccatttcattcattccaGCCTGCATGGCACGACCAATCCACTCGGTCATGGGCAATGCGCCCAACGGCTTTCCCCGTGTTCTTCCTAGGTACTCTGCCAGTTCATGAACTGGAAAGGCACCGGGGTTGCAAGTGTGAACCACACGAACTGCACGTACTCCAGTTTCAGAGACGTTTGGTGACTCCAAAACAGCCACTATCTGTTGCGCTACCGCTTCCACGTCAACCAAATCTAGATAaccatcccatccatccatgtCCGGTGCTAACTCTAGCTGCCTCGAATagtgaagaagattgccaAGAATGTTGGCGTCGGGAGCATCTTCCCCTACAATCCCCGTTGGTCGATGCAGGACGATATCAAGACCGTATTGTTGATTTGCCATTTCAAGGAGACGCTCACTCACCCACTTTGCGATCTGATAGCCGTGCGCACTCGAATCCCTAGGTGGTGGATAGGCAGCTACACTCACCTCACGAAGGGGCAGCTCATTGCGCGGAACGAATCCTGCGACACCGGCCGAGGAGACGAAATGAATGGGGATGCGACAAGGTTTTGCGAGGCGAACAAGTTCGGCGGTTGAATCCACGTTGGACTTTTTCAGTGAGCTGTAAGATTTCAGGAAGGACACATCAGTACCGTTATGGACGATGATGTTGGCCCTTGATGCAAGTGACCGAGCCGTTGTGATGTCTAGCCCCAGGCGGGGAAGAGTCAGGTCTCCGGTGTGGACGATGATCTTGGAAGACTCATTCGCGTTTAATTTCTCCATGGACGTTTGAGAGCGAGCAGCAATACAGTGCACTTCGGATACTGAAGGAGACGAAACGAGACCTTGGAGAATCTGCTTCCCAAGGAATCCGGAGGCGCCGGTGAGGATCATGATTTTGCCAGCATCGCCAGTTAGACTGGCAGATTCAGCTTCGAGATTAGCGTACTCCAAATCTAGATCTGATATCAGTACGCACGCCTC
This window of the Aspergillus oryzae RIB40 DNA, chromosome 8 genome carries:
- a CDS encoding uncharacterized protein (predicted protein), whose product is MARRLWSNHSVSSSHFAWEDEACVLISDLDLEYANLEAESASLTGDAGKIMILTGASGFLGKQILQGLVSSPSVSEVHCIAARSQTSMEKLNANESSKIIVHTGDLTLPRLGLDITTARSLASRANIIVHNGTDVSFLKSYSSLKKSNVDSTAELVRLAKPCRIPIHFVSSAGVAGFVPRNELPLREVSVAAYPPPRDSSAHGYQIAKWVSERLLEMANQQYGLDIVLHRPTGIVGEDAPDANILGNLLHYSRQLELAPDMDGWDGYLDLVDVEAVAQQIVAVLESPNVSETGVRAVRVVHTCNPGAFPVHELAEYLGRTRGKPLGALPMTEWIGRAMQAGMNEMVGLYLQEVTSKRLSW